Within Betaproteobacteria bacterium, the genomic segment TCAGGGGCTTCTGCAATGCGTGGTGCGAGATGTTCCCAAGCGGCATGATCCATCACCAGTACCTTGGCGCCGGAATCCTTGGCGAGGTACAAGACTTCGTCCGGGGTGAGCAATGTCGAGGTTGGCACTGCGATGGAGCCGGCCTTCATGGCGCCGAGAAACGCGGTCGGATAGTCGAGACTGTTGGGCAGGCGGATCAATACGCGATCGCCGGGATCCACGCCATGCTTTCGCAGCAATTGCGCGAATTGACTGGTGCGGGCGGCAAGCTGTCCATAGGTTGCGGTGTCAGTCCCGAGGGCATCGTCTTCGACGATCATGGCGATGCGATCTTCGAACTCGGTTGCCACGTGCGCGTCGGTACACGCAACGCCGATGTTGAAGAGTTGCGGGACCTGCCAGGTCCATTCGGGGAAAGGCGGGAAGGAGGCTTTTGCGTTCATATCGATATGCAAGAGCGGATTTAACACGGAGACCACTGAGACCACGGAGAAAACCCGATTGGCAGTGGCTTCGTATTACTTCCGTGGTCTCAGTGGTCTCCGTGGTTCAATTGGGTTTCAGTTTTGGTAACACACTAGCACTGGCGAGGCGTTCAAGCGGAAAATCGCTGGAAAACCACGTCAAATGGCGATCTACGTCATGTTGTCCTAAAGAATGACTCCGTACGGCCAGTTTTCCCGAACCACTTGCGCTGGCAGTTTTCGCAGCACCTCAATGGCAAACGCGGTGTCGGCCGCGGACAGCGCGTGCAAGGCGTGCGCGCGTAACAGTGTCTGCAAGGCCTTGCCGAACATCGGCGGATCGAGCATTTCGCCATTGAACTTGATTGCACCGCCGAGCAGTGCGTCGGCTTCGATGGCGGCTTTCAGGATCGCACTCTTGGTCTTGATGTCGGTGGGCGAGGGCGTATAGGCGACTTTGCAAGGGTGAATGTGCGAAGGATGAATGACCTGCTTGCCGGTCATGCCCATCGCGGATTCTTCACAGGCGTGGCCGTAGACCACGCGACTTTCTTCATCGCCGTGCAAGTCGAGCCAGCGACGCACGTCATTTGGTTCGACAAAATTTTCCGGCATAGTCGATTGCCCGATCAGCGTCTCCACGCCGCCGATGACGCCCTTACCGGCGATGCGCGCTTCAAACAACACCTGATTCATGAAATACGCGAGTTCCTTGGTCCAGTTGCGCGGCGTGATCTGGATACCCATCGCCTTGGAAAAGTCATGGATACCAAACACCACATGCTTGACAGTCGAATACTGCATGAGGTCGGGCGCAATTTTCAGTGACTTGGGATGCTCGATGATCGGCTGAATTGTCATACGGTGGTTGAGGCCCACCAGCAGGGCGGAGAGGTCGCGGATTTCCGGGGAGCCGTAGGCCTCTCCCGCCTTGGCCAGCATCACCACGTCGATGTGATCGGACAGATCGCGCACCATTTGCAAGTCTTTCTCATACTCTTCGGTGCGGAAGGGATTGATACGCACCGCAATCTGCACTTCCTTGCGTTTGTGCATGCCGGGCAACTCACG encodes:
- a CDS encoding aldolase produces the protein MKHAQAEALPNTVSADMLGDYWPGIQIYYPPVKYAPALGLYEDLEQASQRFKKHAWGTSSHTLIFDLEDGCRQKEMSRDLLRRELPGMHKRKEVQIAVRINPFRTEEYEKDLQMVRDLSDHIDVVMLAKAGEAYGSPEIRDLSALLVGLNHRMTIQPIIEHPKSLKIAPDLMQYSTVKHVVFGIHDFSKAMGIQITPRNWTKELAYFMNQVLFEARIAGKGVIGGVETLIGQSTMPENFVEPNDVRRWLDLHGDEESRVVYGHACEESAMGMTGKQVIHPSHIHPCKVAYTPSPTDIKTKSAILKAAIEADALLGGAIKFNGEMLDPPMFGKALQTLLRAHALHALSAADTAFAIEVLRKLPAQVVRENWPYGVIL